The proteins below are encoded in one region of Silene latifolia isolate original U9 population chromosome 2, ASM4854445v1, whole genome shotgun sequence:
- the LOC141635454 gene encoding secreted RxLR effector protein 161-like has protein sequence MIGSLLYLTASRPDILFSVCLCARFQANPKESHFKVVKRILRYLIGTQNLYLWYPLYCPFDLIGYSDADYAGCTVDRKSTSGIATFLGPCLISWGSKKQNTVALSTAENEYVSAAHCCSQLLWVRQQLLDFGIIFDSVPIMCDNTSAINISKNPIQHSKTKHIDIRHHFIRDHVEKGHVKLIFCKTENQIADIFTKPLAREHFENFRLEIGLINCL, from the coding sequence atgataggctcacttctctacttgaccgcaagtcgtcccgacattctctttagtgtttgtttatgtgctaggttccaagcaaatccgaaagaatcacatttcaaagtcgttaaacgaattcttcggtatttgattggaacacaaaatctttacttatggtatcccttatattgtccttttgatctcataggctattcggatgcggactatgcgggatgcacggtggatagaaagagtacctccggaattgccacattcttgggtccttgtttgatctcttggggctcaaagaaacaaaatacggtagctctttctacggccgaaaatgagtatgttagtgcggcacattgttgttctcaattactttgggtaagacaacaactcttggattttggtattatttttgactccgttcccataatgtgtgataatacgagtgcaataaatatttccaaaaatcctattcaacactctaaaaccaaacatattgatattcgtcaccactttattcgtgatcatgtggaaaaaggacatgttaaacttatcttttgcaaaaccgaaaatcaaattgccgatattttcactaagccacttgcaagagaacattttgagaattttagactagaaattgggttaattaattgcttgtga